The Caulobacter vibrioides sequence GCCTTCTCGATGACCATCTCGGCCACCTGGACGTGGCGCGTGGCCGGCTCGTCGAAGGTCGAGGCGATGACCTCGCCCTTCACCGTGCGCTGCATGTCGGTGACTTCTTCCGGGCGCTCGTCGATCAAAAGGACGATCAGGTAGCACTCGGGGTGGTTGGTCTCGATCGACTTGGCGATGTTCTGCAGCATCACCGTCTTACCCACGCGCGGCGGGGCGACGATCAGGCAGCGCTGGCCCTTGCCCAGCGGGGCGACGATGTCGATCACCCGGCCCGAGCGATCCTTCACGGTCGGATCGGGCAGCTCCATGTTCAGGCGCTCTTCGGGATAGAGCGGCGTTAGGTTGTCGAAGTGCACCTTGTGGCGCACGTTGTCGGGGCTCTCGAAATTGATCTTGGTGACGCTGGTCAGGGCGAAGTAGCGCTCGCCCTCCCGCGGCGATCGGATCGCGCCCTCGACGCTGTCGCCGGTGCGCAGGCCATACTTCCGGATCTGCGACGGCGAGACGTAGATATCGTCCGGACCCGGCAGGTAGTTGGCTTCCGGCGAGCGCAGGAAGCCAAAGCCGTCCTGCAGCACTTCCATGGTGCCCGAGCCCGAGATCTCCACGCCTTCTTCGGCGAGGGTCTTCAGGATCGCGAACATCATGTCCTGCTTGCGCATGGAGTTGGCGTTCTCGACCTCGAAGGTCTCGGCGAAGGCCAGCAGGTCGGCCGGGGATTTCTCCTTCAGCTCCTGGAGGGACATCGACTTGAGGCCGAGCGCCGCGACGGCGGCGGCGATGTCGCTGCCTTCGTCGTCGCCCTCGCCTTCCGCTCCGGCGTCGACTGTGGCTTCGGTGGTGACGTCAGCCGTATCGGCGACGGTGTCTTCAATGGTCGCCTCTTCGGCGGTCGGAACCTGGTTTTCGGTGTCTTCGGTCATGACAAGACTCAAGAATGGGCGCGGTCCCCACGACGGAGTCCGGCCGATAGAATGGCGATGGTCACATCCGGTGAACCGGATATGCGCGTCTGTTGACGATGACGCGGATCGTTCGGGGAACGGACTTGCGGCGGGATCGCTCGCGGGGCGCGCCAGGACGGGCGCCAGTCCGTGGAAGAGATGGCCCGGCGAGAGCCGAACCGACCGTGGATGCAAACCACGCGGACGGCGGCGGGTCAAGCGCCGCCACCGGAAGCTCAGTGGTTGAGGAACTTCGTGGTCACCGAGATCACGATGATGATCGCTAGGACGAAGGGGATTTCGTTGACCGTCCGCCAGAACTTCTCCGAGCGGACATTCTCACCCCGCTCGAACTTCTTGCGCGAGGCCGACAGGAAACCGTGGAAGCCGTAGAGGCCGACAAGCGCAACCAGCTTGGCGACCATCCAGGGCTGCAGCAGGAAGTCCCAGCCGCGGATCTGACCATCCGCCAGGATCAGGCCCAGGCCAAACACCGCGGTCGCGATCGAGGCGGGATTGATGATGCCGCGCAGAAGGCGGCGCTCCATGACCTTGAAGGTCTCGTCCATCTGGGAGCCCGGCGTCGCCTGGGTGTGATAAACGAACAGGCGCGGCAGATAGAGCATGCCGGCCATGAAGGCGATCACCGCCAAGATGTGCAGCCCGCGCACCAGGTTGAAGTGCGCCACCAGGAAGTCCATCACGCCGACGCTCCTTGTCGGCACGGACATTTCGACCAATCCGCGCCACACCGCCAGCCGCAGGCCGACGACACCGTCCCCGGCGCCTTGCCCACTGAGTCACGCACGGCCTTGGCGAGGCCGTCGATGAACTCCGGGGCTGTGCCCAGGGCCGCCACACGCAGATAGGGCGCGACGCCCACCTCTTCGGCCAGCTCGGCATATTCGTGGTCCAGCTCGACCAGGGTCTCGACGTGTTCTGAGACAAAGGCGATCGGGGTGAGCATAAGCCCCTTGCCTTCGGCGCCAGCGCGGCGGATCTCATCATCGGTCGATGGGCCGATCCACTTCAGCGGTCCGACCCGGCTCTGGTAACAGACGGTCCATTCGATCTGCGGCGGAAGATGCGCGGCGACGG is a genomic window containing:
- the rho gene encoding transcription termination factor Rho, whose amino-acid sequence is MTEDTENQVPTAEEATIEDTVADTADVTTEATVDAGAEGEGDDEGSDIAAAVAALGLKSMSLQELKEKSPADLLAFAETFEVENANSMRKQDMMFAILKTLAEEGVEISGSGTMEVLQDGFGFLRSPEANYLPGPDDIYVSPSQIRKYGLRTGDSVEGAIRSPREGERYFALTSVTKINFESPDNVRHKVHFDNLTPLYPEERLNMELPDPTVKDRSGRVIDIVAPLGKGQRCLIVAPPRVGKTVMLQNIAKSIETNHPECYLIVLLIDERPEEVTDMQRTVKGEVIASTFDEPATRHVQVAEMVIEKAKRLVEHKRDVVILLDSVTRLGRAYNTTVPSSGKVLTGGVDANALQRPKRFFGAARNVEEGGSLSIIATALIDTGSRMDEVIFEEFKGTGNSEIVLDRKVADKRIFPAIDVLKSGTRKEELITPRDQLQKTYVLRRILNPMGASDAIEFLLDKLRQSKTNGDFFQSMNT
- a CDS encoding CopD family protein, with product MWRGLVEMSVPTRSVGVMDFLVAHFNLVRGLHILAVIAFMAGMLYLPRLFVYHTQATPGSQMDETFKVMERRLLRGIINPASIATAVFGLGLILADGQIRGWDFLLQPWMVAKLVALVGLYGFHGFLSASRKKFERGENVRSEKFWRTVNEIPFVLAIIIVISVTTKFLNH